DNA sequence from the Gordonia polyisoprenivorans genome:
CAGCATGCGACTCGACGACGCAGCAGCCTGACCTGCCCTGCCCTGCCCCACAACTTGATTCCCCGCACCCGGCATCGCCGGGACCGCATCTGTTGTTTGAGAACTCAATAGCGAACCGCCCCACGGTGGTCGAGATGATCACCGTGGGGCCCGGCCGCATCTCACTGCCCGCGTCTCACTCCCCGCGGAGCTCCTGTAACCACGCACGTGCGGAGGCATCCGACGGTGAACGCCAGTCACCGCGTGGCGACAGCGAACCGCCGGAACCGATCTTGGGTCCGTTGGGCATGGCTGTGCGCTTGAACTGGTTGGCCATGAACCGCTGGCAGAAAACCGTGAGCCACTTGTCGATCGTCGCCGCGTCGTAGACGTTGCGGTCGTCGAGCGGCTCGGTATCCCACGGCGTTCGGTCGAGATCACCCCAAGCTTGACGGGCGAGGTACGCGACTTTGCTGGGACGGTAGCCGAACCGGGTGAGATAGTAGAGAAAGAAGTCGTGCAATTCGTACGGCCCGACGGTGTCTTCGGTGGATTGAATCGCACCGTCCTCGCCTGGCGGTACCAATTCTGGTGAGATCACGTCGGCGAGGATCTCGGCGAGAACCTCACTGGTCTCATCGGAGAACTCACCGGAGCTGATCATCCACCGGATGAGATGGCGGACAAGAGTTTTGGGAACCGACCCGTTGACGTTGTAGTGCGACATCTGATCACCGACGCCGTAGGTGCACCATCCGAGGGCGAGCTCGGAAAGATCTCCCGTACCGAGGACGATGGCGCCATGGTGGTTGGCCAGGCGGAACAGGTGTGAGGTCCGTTCCCCGGCCTGCACGTTCTCGAACGTCACATCGAAGACCTTCTCGCCACGCGAGTACGGGTGGTCGAGGTCGGCGAGCATCTGCTCGCACGACGGGCGGATGTCGAGTTCCGTCCCACTCACGCCCAGCGAGTCCATCAGGACGTGCGCCCGCCGCAGTGTTGCGCCTCCGGTGGCGAAGCCTGGCATCGTGTAGGCCAGAATATTGGTGCGCGGCAACTCGAGTCGGTCGAAGGTGTCCACCGCGACCAACAACGCAAGGGTCGAATCGAGTCCACCGGAAACACCGATGACGATCTTCTCGAGTCCCGTCGCACGCAAACGCGCCGCGAGTCCCTGCACCTGGATGTTGCCGACTTCCCGACAACGTTCATCGAGGTCGCTGGTGCCGCTGGGCACGAACGGGAACCGCGCAATGGCACGTCGCAGCACATCGACGTCATCGGTTCCAGGCTGCACGCCGAAGCTGAAACCGATGCGCCGCAACCTTTTCAGGTCCTCGGCGTGGTCGCCGACCTGATCGCGCACACTGGTCATACGCATGCGCTCCTGGCGCAGACGGTCGAGATCGATGTCGGCGGTGATGGATTGGGCACCCATCTCGAATTGCTTACTGCGTGTGAGCAGGGTCCCGTTCTCGGTGATCAACGCGTCGCCGTCCCACGCGAGATCGGTCGTGGATTCGCCGAACCCGGCCGCCACGTACAGGTGCGCGGCGATGCAGCGCGCGGAATGGCTGGTACTCAACAACTTCCGGTACGACTCTTTTCCGACGGTGACCGGGCTACCCGACAGATTCGCCAGGATGGTCGCGCCGGCCAGGGAGGCCCACACGCTTGGCGGGATGGGCACCCAGCCGTCCTCGCAGATCTCCACATGCAGGCAGAAGCCCGGGACATCCTCGGCGTCGAAGAGGATATCCGCACCGAACGGGACGTCGGAGCCGAAGAGCCGCACCGTATCCTGCGACGCATCGCGTGCGGCACTGTAGTAGCGCTTGTCGTAGAACTCCCGATAGTTGGCCAGATACGACTTGGGGATCACGCCCAGTACTGCGCCGTCACGGATCACCGCGGCACAGTTGTACAGGCCGTCGCCGACCACCAGCGGTAACCCCACCACCACGAGCGGGGTCAACCCTGCACTGGCGTCGACGATCGACTTCAGTGCGTCGCGACAACCGTCGAGAATCGCATCCTGCTGGACGAGATCGTCGATGCTGTAACCACACAAACCCATCTCGGGGAAGACGACGAGCAGCGAGCCCTCTGCGGCGCCCTGCCGCATCGACTCGACGATCGCCTCGGCATTGGCCTTCGGATCGGCGATGCGGACAACCGGGATTGCCCCGGTGACCCGCGCGAAACCATGGTCGTGAACAGACACGGTCTCAGCCTAACTGCGAGGCCGTTCGCGGCGTCGACCCTCAGTCGTCACACGCCTCGATCAACGCCTTGAGTTGGTGATCGAAGGCCTCGGCGATCATCTCGACGTCGGGCACCTCGTCGGGGCAGGTCAGGATGCCGACGTTGAGGTGTCCGTCGACGGAGAAGACGGTTATGTTGAGGGCCAGGCCGTGGAAGATCGGACCCAGCGGATAGATGGCCGCCACCTTCGCCCCACAGAAGTACATCGGGAAGTCGGGTCCGGCGACGTTGGACACCGTCACGTTGAAGACGGGCGGATGGTTCATCGACAGTTTGCGGTCGCCGTAGAACTTCATCAGCGTCGACAGCGTGGTGCCGGGTGCGAACTGCGCCCACGCACGCAGGATGTTCGCATCGATGTCGGCGTGATGCTCCTTGGCGCGGCGGGCGAGTTCCCCGGCACGTTCGAGCCGTTCGACCGGATCGGCGACGTCCGACGGCAATTCGGTGAACATGCCGGTCACCTTGTTGGTGCCGTTGACCACGAGATCGCGCTCGTCGGCGTCGTGGACCGACACCGGGACCATCGCCACCAGCGGCGACCCCGGCAGGTCACCGTGCTGGGAGAGATATTCACGCAGCGCGCCGCCGACCATCGCGAGCACCACGTCGTTGACCTTCACCCCGAAGCGATTCTTCACCCGCTTGACATCGTCGAGGGAGAGTTGGGTGGTCGCGATGCTGCGATGCGGCGAGATCGGACCGTTGAACACGGTGCGTGGCGCGGCGAAGGGGGCGGGCATTCCGGTCCGGGAGCGTGACCGGCGGAACCACTCGATCGGCACGCCGACGGTCTGTGGAAGCAGTTTGACCATCGCGATCGGTCGCTGCACGAAGTAGTTGAGCGCGCCGGAGATCACCATGCCGGTCCGGTTGGGTCCACCGGCGGTCTCGGCGACCTTCTCCGGGTCGACGTCGGGCTCGTCGGGGGTCAGGCTGCAGAGCTGGCCGAGCACCTCGGCGGTGGTGACGCCGTCGACGCTGGCGTGGTGCATCCGCAGGAACGCGCAGATCTTGCCGTCGGCGCTGCCCTCGATGATCCAGAGCTCCCACAGCGGTTTGCCCCGATCGAGGGCCTGCCCGGCGAGGTGGCCGCAGAGCTCGTTGAGTTCCTTCTTGCCCGCGGGCGAGGGCAACGCCACCCGGTGCACGTGCCGATCGATGTCGAAGTGGTCGTCCTCGACCCACACCGGGTGGTCGATGTTGAGCGCGGAGTTCTCCAGTTTGCGTCGCAACATCGGCATCGCGGCGACCCGCGCGTTGAGCTGGGTACGCATCCGGGTGAAGCTGTAGCCACCGGGAATGGTGCTCGCATCGAGTTCCATGATCCCCACGACATGCATCAACTGCGAGCGCGTCTCCAGATACAGGAACGACGCGTCCAAACCACTCAACCGCTGCACTGCGGACCTCCACTTGTCTCGGCCGAAGCACCCCGGAGCGCTTCGGCGACGCGGCCCTCTTTCGGCCCCACTCACCATTCTGCTCCCCGACCGCGGCCATCCCCACGCATTGCCCGAGAATGCGGAATTCGACCGATTCGGCGCCTGCCACCCGTAGGGTGGACACGTGTCCAACCCCGCAGACGCGCCGACCTTCGACGCCGCCGAACTCGACGCCGCTTTCGCCAACTTCCAGCAGACCGTGGCGGAGATCGGGGTCAGCCGGGACTGGGATCGCTTTGCCGAGCTGTTCACCACCGACGCCGACTACGTGGAGCACGCCATGGGCGTCATGCGTGGTCGCGAGGAGATCCGGGCGTGGATCTGGAAGACGATGACGGCATTCCCGGGCAGCCATATGACGGGTTTTCCGGCACTGTGGCACGTCGCCGACCCGTCGACCGCGCGGGTGATCTGCGAGGTGGACAACCCGATGCGCGATCCCGGCGACGGCAGCCTCATCACCGCGACCAACATCACCATCCTCACCTACGCCGGCGACGGGCTGTGGTCGCGCGAGGAGGACGTCTACAACCCGCTCGAATTCGGGGCCGCTGCGATGAAGTGGTGTGAAAAGGCTTCCGAGCTCGGTACTCTCGATGACGGCGCGGCCGAATGGATGCGCCGGATCGGGCCCGCGTTCGCCGCGCGCCGCTGATCTGCCGATCACCTGTGAGTACGCGTCCGGGCCTGGACCCGGCCGATGCCGATCGCCCACGATGGTGAACCGGGGTAACACCATCGACGTCCACAGCGACATCCGAGGGACAGCGACATCGCAAAGGCAGCGACATCACCCCAGCAACATGACCGAGAGGTCTGGTTACGACACCGTAGGTAATGACTTGGGTTCGGCCTGGTTTGTGCCGTAGCCTGTAGTGCTGACCCAACCGTGTGCGCACCGACCCCACACGTATGCGACCACCGTTCGGAGGAATCTCTATGGCACGTGCACTGACTCAACTGGAGCTCTTGCAGGAACTCGCTCCGGTTGCCGAAGAGAACGTGAACCGACACCTCAAGATCGCTCGCGACTGGAACCCGCACGACTACATCCCGTGGGACGAGGGCAAGAACTACCCGGCGCTGGGCGGCCCGGACTACGACCCAGAGCAGTCGCAGCTCAGCGAGGTCGCCAAGGCCGCGATGATCACCAACCTGCTGACCGAGGACAACCTGCCCTCGTATCACCGCGTGATCGCCGACAACTTCTCGATGGATTCGGCGTGGGGCCACTGGGTCGGCCGCTGGACCGCCGAGGAGAACCGTCACGGCATCGTGATGCGCGACTACCTCGTGGTGACCCGCGGTGTCGATCCCGCCGCCCTCGAGGCCGACCGCATGGTCCACATGACCAACGGCTACGACCCGATGCTCGCCGCCGCCGGACGCACCGACGAGATCGAGGAGCACGTCGACGAGCTCGGCATCCTGCACTCCGTCGCCTACGTCACCTTCCAGGAGCTGGCCACCCGGGTCAGCCACCGCAACACCGGCAAGGCCTGCAACGACCCGATCGCCGACAAGATGCTGCAGCGCATCGCCGCCGACGAGAACCTGCACATGATCTTCTACCGCAACATCTGTGGCGCCGGGATGGATCTCGCCCCCGATCAGACGCTGCGTGCGGTCACCGACATCGTCACCAACTTCCAGATGCCCGGCGCCGGCATGCCCAACTTCCGCCGCCACGGCGTGTTGATGGCCAAGCACGGCATCTACGACCTGCGCCAGCACCTCGAAGAGGTCGTGCAGCCCGTCCTGCGCAAGTGGAACGTGTTCGACCGCGACGACTTCTCCGCCGAGGGTGAGAAGACCCGCGAGGAACTCGCCGCCTTCCTCGAGCAGCTCGAGAAGGACACCCTCAAGTTCGAGGAGATGCGCGACCGCGCCCTCGCCCGCGAGGCCAAGAAGCGGGAGCGTCAGGCATCCTGAGCACCGCACCGACACTGACCGCACCGGCGTCCTCGACCACCGAGGGCGCCGGTTCGGCGTCTGTCCCGACCGCCCCGTCCCGAGAATCCGGACTGCGCATCGGACCGTTCGAATTGTCGAGCCCGGTGGTCCTCGCACCGATGGCCGGGGTCACCAACGTCGCCTTCCGCACCCTGTGCCGCGAACTCGAACTCGCCCGCACCGGGACGGTGTCGGGGCTCTACGTGTGCGAAATGGTCACCGCGCGAGCGCTTGTCGAGCGCCATCCGGTGACGATGCACATGACCACCTTCGGTCCGGACGAGAATCCGCGGTCGATGCAGCTGTACACGGTCGACCCGCGGTACACCTACGAGGCCGCGAAGATGATCGTCGAGGAGAACCTCGCCGACCACATCGACATGAACTTCGGTTGCCCGGTCCCGAAGGTGACCCGCAAGGGTGGCGGATCGGCGATCCCCTACAAGCGCACCCTGTTCCGCAGGATTGTCGCCGCCGCGGTGCGCGCCACCGAGGGCACCGACATCCCGGTCACCGTGAAATTCCGCATCGGCATCGACGACGAGCACCACACCCACCTCGACGCCGGGCGCATCGCTGCCGAGGAGGGCGCGAAAGCGGTTGCGCTGCATGCACGTACGGCATCCCAACGATACTCCGGGCAGGCCGACTGGGACGAGATCGCCAGGCTCAAGGAGCATGTCACCGACGTCCCGGTGCTCGGCAACGGCGACATCTTCGAGCCCGCCGACGCGGTGGCGATGATGAAGCGCACCGGGTGTGACGGCGTCGTCATCGGCCGCGGCTGCCTGGGCCGGCCGTGGCTGTTCGCCGAACTCGCCGCCGAGCTGAACGGCCTGCCCGCGCCGGCCCAGCCGACCCTCGGCGAGGTCGCGGCCATCATCGTGCGCCACGGCGAGCTGCTCGCCGACCACCACGGCGAGGACAAGGGCATGCGCGAGATCCGCAAGCACGTCGCCTGGTACCTCCGCGGCTTTCCTGCCGGATCGGATCTGCGCCAACGACTTTCACTGGTCACCACGCTTCCGGAGCTGCGTGATCTGGTGGCGACGCTGCCCGCCGACGCCCCATTCCCCGACGACGGACACGGTCCTCGCGGGCGTCAGGGATCGCCCGCCAAGGTGGCGCTGCCGGACGGCTGGCTCGATGATCCGGACGAGGACGTGGTGCCGGCCGGCGCCGAGGTGATGCACTCCGGCGGGTGAGCCGAGCCCAGGCGACTCGTGCCCTCGCCGCCGGGATCGGCGACCGGCGGAAGTGCTTCCCGGCAGAGACTAAGTAAGATGTCGCAAGGTCCTGCTGCGGCAGGTTCGAGATCGGAGCGTGCCGCACGCGTTGAACCCCGACGGCGCGGTCCACGAAAGCTTGCCGGGGGAAGAGGAACTGTCAGTTGAGTCGTTCGACGCCGAACAAGGGCGCCCAGCCGGGTGACGGTGACGACCCCGACGCTCGCCGTACCGGCGATGACCGTGGGTCGGGCTTCGCCGCGTCGGGTGAGAGCCCGCCCGCCGATCGGCTCCGCGAGCCCCGCTCCGCGGATCGGTTCGTCCGGGGGCGCAGTCGGCTGACCGTGCGGCAGCTGATGGAGCAGATGAATGCCGACGACGCGTCGGCCGGAGCATCCGACGACACCCCGACGCAGGCCATCCCGCCGACCCGCCCGAGACTTCGACGCCCGCGGTCGAGCCCGCCACCTGCGCCTGCTCCCCCGCGTGCGGATCCGCCGACCGAGTCGATTCCCCCGGTGTCGGTTCCCCCGGTCACGCGCTACGCCCCGGCCGACGTCACCCAGAAACTCCCCCCGGTCACCGACGCACCGACCGGCGTGGACCTCTCCGACCAGGCCACCGCGCGCCGTGCCAGCGAGGAGTCGCGCGCACAGGGCTCCCACGCCGCGCCGGTCGCACCCGAGGAGTTCGAACCCGTCACACCGGTCGCGCCGACGGGTGAGAGCGAGGACGCACCGGCCCCCGACACCACCACCGGCACCGACGCTCCTGCCGCCGCCACCGAACCGGCCGGCCCCCCGCTGCAGCGCACCCCGGATCTGACCGAGATGGCGCGGTCGCGTCCCCGCCGTGTGCGGGCCCGCACACGCAAGCAGGTGATGCGACGCAACGCCACGGTGACCGGTCGCATCCTGGTCGCGGTGGCTTGCGTGATGGCGCTGGTCGGCACCGGCTTCGTCTGGGGTTATCTGAACTCCAAGAACGGCGCCTGGCGCAACATCATGGCCGTCAACCCCGACGACACCAACATCCGCAACAAGAACGCCCAGTACGGCGACGAGAACTACCTCATCGTCGGCACCGACACCCGGAGCGGGCAGAACGGCGATGTCGGCGCGGGCACCACCGCCGACGTGGAGGGCGCCCGCTCCGACACCGTCATCCTCGTCAACATCCCCGCCGACCGCAGCCGGGTCGTGGCCGTGTCGTTCCCGCGTGATCTGCAGGTCGACCGGCCCGAATGCGAGCAGTGGGACAACGACAAGGGCTCCTACGGCGCGCCGCTGGGCGCCGAGACGCAGGTGAAACTCAACAGCGTCTATGCCGACGGTGGTCCGCAGTGCCTGGTGCGGGTCATCACCGAGATAAGCGGTCTGAACATCAACCACTTCATCGCGATGGACTTCGAGGGCTTCGAGAAGGTCGTCAACGCGGTCGGCGGTGTGGAGGTCTGTTCGACCCAACCGATCTACGACTACGAGCTCGGTCAGATCCTGCGCAAACCGGGCAAACAGAAGCTGACCGGCCGTCGTGCCCTGAACTACGTCCGCGCCCGCATGGTCTCCACCGAGGGCAACGGCGACTACGGCCGCATCAAACGCCAGCAGCTGTTCATGTCGTCGCTGCTGCGGTCGAGTCTGTCGAGCAACGTCCTCACCAACCCGGCGAAGCTGAATTCGATCGTCAACACCTTCATCAACTACAGCTTCGTCGACAACGTCAACACCGACTCCTTGTTGAAGCTCGCCGAATCGATGCAGGGCATCGAGGCCGGCCGGGTCACCTTCATCACCCTGCCCACCAGCGGCACCGCCACCGACGGCAGCAACAACGAGTTGCCCAACACCGACGCGATCAACGCGATCTTCAACGCCATCATCGACGATCAGCCGCTGCCCGGCGAGCAGGCCGAGAAGACCAGCTCCAGTTCGAGTGCCCGCCCGTCGACGACAACGCAGGCCGCCCCCACCAAGGTCGCGGCGACCGCCCAGAACCCCGGCAACGTCTCGCTGCGCGTCCTCAACGGCAGCGGGCGCAGCGGTGTCGCCAGCGAGGTCTCCGACCAGATGTCGGCGCAGGGATTCGACGTCCAGGGCGTCGCCGACGCGTCGGAGAACCGCACCGACACCGTCATCCGGTACGGAACCGGTTCGGAGGACTCGGCGGCCACGGTGGCCGAGATGTTCCCGGGCGCCTCGATCCAGCTCGACCGCACGGTGCGCGACGGCGTGGAGGTCATCCTGGGATCGGCCTTCGACGGGTCGGTCGGGACGGCCCCCTCGGTCGGCACGACGCTCTCGGCGTCGTCGTTGCCGCCGGCCGCCAGCACCTCGAATCTGCCCAATGACCTGGCCATCACCAATGCCGGTGACACCACCTGTTCGTGATCTGCATCACTCCGCGTGGTGGTATGCCGACCCCGCGTCGAACCGCCGATCACCGTTCACGGTGTGTTCACCCGACAGGGGACGGTGACCGCTCGACACAGGCAGTAGCCTTGATACATGCGGACCGCCTACCAGGAACAACTCCACTCACTCAACAACATCCTGGGTGAGATGTGCGACCTCGCGGGCTCGGCGATGGAGCGCGCGACCCGCTCGCTGCTCCAAGCCGATCTCGCGATCGCCGAAGAGGTCATCAGTGAGAACGACCGGATGAACGAACTCGCCACCCGCGCCGAGGAGCAGGCCTTCGGGCTGCTGGCCCTGCAGGCCCCGGTGGCCGGTGATCTGCGCGGCATCGTCAGCGCGCTGCAGATCGTCGCCGACGCCGACCGCATGGGCGCGCTCGCGCTGCATGTCGCCAAGGTCGCACGTCGTCGGCACCCCGCCAAGGCGCTGCCCGAGGAGGTCGCCGGGTACTTCGCGGAGATGGGGCGGTTGGCCGTGCATCTCGCGCGCAACGCCCGCGAAGCCCTCGATTCGCAGGATCCGCAGGCCGCCGTCCGTCTCGAAGAGGATGACGACGCCATGGACGACCTGCACCGTCACCTGTTCACCGTGCTGATGGACCGGGAATGGGAACACGGGGTGGCCTCCGCGGTCGACATCACCCTGCTCGGCCGCTACTACGAGCGGTTCGCCGACCACGCCGTCATGATCGGACGCCGAGTGGTGTTCCAAGCGACCGGTAAGACCCTCGCCGACCTCGACGCCTAGGGCGTCTCACCCCGGTCACTTCCGCTTTCGTGGTGCAGCACGCTCGGTGTGTGCTGCACCACGTTGCGTATGTGCGTGTGATACCCCATCCGAGGTCACCGATCGGTGTGCATCAGGCCCCGGCGACCGGCTAGCGTAGCTCGTCATGAGCCTGCACTCGCCCACCGACCCGGATGTCGACGCCGCTGGGGACCAAGGCAATGCCGGTGCCGGCGTGTGTGCCCGGCAGCTGCTCACCTATGCCGGGGTGATCGCGTCCCTGCTGGCACTACTGGTGATTCTCTACCTCAACATGTGACTAGCCCTCCACATACGACAAGTCCCCGGCCGCCGATGGCTTCGTGCCACTGCCAGGCGATCCGGGGACTTCGGTCGTTGCGCGCTTCCCTGCCTCAGCCGAAGCGTCCCGAGATGTAGTCCTCGGTCTCACGCTTGGTCGGGTTGGAGAAGATCGTCTCGGTGTCGTTGATCTCGACGAGCTGGCCGGGCTGCCCGACCCCTTCGAGGTTGAAGAACGCCGTCTGATCACTCACCCGCGCGGCCTGCTGCATGTTGTGGGTGACGATGACGATCGTGTAGTCCTTCTTGAGCTCGCCCATCAGGTCCTCGATGGCCAGGGTCGAGATGGGGTCGAGCGCCGAGCACGGCTCGTCCATCAGCAACACGTCCGGGGAGACCGCGATCGCGCGGGCGATGCACAGACGCTGCTGCTGACCACCGGAGAGCCCGCCACCGGGCTTGTCGAGCCGGTCCTTGACCTCTTCCCACAGGTTCGCGCCGCGCAGGCTGCGCTCGCACACCTCGTTGAGCTGCGATTTGCCCCGCACGCCCTGCAGTTTGAGACCGGCGACCACGTTGTCGCGGATCGACATCGTCGGGAACGGGTTGGGGCGCTGGAACACCATGCCGATGGTCGTACGGACGCTGGTGGGGTTCACGCCCTTGCCGTAGATGTCCTCACCGTCGAGCAGCACGCTGCCCACCGCGTAGGCGCCCGGGATCTCCTCGTGCATCCGGTTGAGCGTGCGCAGCACGGTCGACTTGCCACAGCCCGACGGGCCGATGAACGCGGTGATGCTGCGCGGCGGGACCGAGAGCGTCACGTCCTTCACGGCGTGGAACTTGCCGTAGTAGATGTTCAGGTCTTTGATGTCGAGGCGCTTGGCCATGGAACTACTTTCTTTACGGCGATGGATGAGCTTGGCGCACAGCCCCTTTCGACTGCGCTCGGCTCGGACTTACTTGGTCTTGGGGGCCAGCAGCTTCGAGAGCACGGCGGCGAACAGGTTGAGGACGGCGACGATGATGATCAGGGTGAGCGCGGCGCCCCAGTAGTAGAACGACGACGCGGGCTGACTCGCCGCCCACATGTCCTTGATGAACAGGGGCAACGAGTTCATGCCGCCCTCGAACGGGTTCGTCTTGACCATCGTGCTCGCCGGTCCGGCGAGGATCAGCACCGGCGCGGTCTCGCCCATGATGCGGGCGATGGCCAGGAAGATGCCCGACAGCATGCCCGACAGTGCGGTCGGGATGACGATGCGCATGATGGTCTTCCACTTGGGGATGCCCAGCGCATAGGAGGCTTCGCGGAGCTCGTCGGGAACGAGTTTGAGCATCTCTTCGGTGGAGCGCACGACGATCGGGATCATCAGCAGGATCAGTGCGAGGCTCACCATGAAGCCGCTCTGCCCCATCGACAACCCGATGACGAAGACGGTGAAGATGAACAGTGTCGCGACGATCGACGGCACTCCGGCGAGGATGTCGACCATGAAGCTGACCGGCTTCACCAGCCGCGACGTCGGGTATTCGACGAGCATGACCGCGGTCAGCACGGCGATCGGCACCGAGATGATCGCGGCGACGAGCGCCTGGATGATCGAACCGATGATGGCCGGCGCGACGCCCGCCCCGAACTGGGTGGTGGTGTCGATGCCGTAGGCGTCGCCGAACCACCAGTTCGGGTCGGTGATGGCACCGACGCCCTTGGAGATGACCGTCCACAGCAGCCACACCAGCGGGATGACGCCGATGATGAAGCAGCCGATGAAGATGCCTTTCGCGGAGTTGTTGCGTAGTTTCCGGCTCAGCGAGACCTCGCGGAAGGCCGTGCCGGAGGCCTTGACCGGGCCGCCCCCGGGGGTCTTGTCCATCGTGACGGTCATCCGTTCACCTTTCCACCGGCGACCGAACGGGCGATCGCATTGACCACGAATGTGAGGATGAACAGCACCAGACCTGCTGCGATGTACGCACTCTGGGTGTCGCGGCTGCCGACGAACTCGCCGACGTCGCGGGCGATCTTGGAGGCGAAGGTGTCACCGCCCTCGAACAGCGACCACTTGAGACGGCCGACGGCCGAACTCAGGATGATCATCACCGCGATGGTCTCGCCGAGTGCGCGACCGAGGGCGAGCATGGATGCGGCGATCATGCCGGAGCGTCCGTAGGGGAAGGAGGTCATCCGGATGACCTCCCATTTGGTGGCGCCGAGCGCGAGCGCGGCCTCCTTCTGGCCGCTCGGCGTCTGGCGCAACACCTCGCGGGTGATGGAGGTGATGATCGGCAGCATCATGATCGCGAGCACGATCCCCGCGGTGAAGACGGTGCCGCCGCCGGCGACCGACGTGCTGCCCGAGGAGAACAGGAAGAACCAGCCCAACGAGCTGTTCAACCATTCCGCGAACGGCGCGATGAACGGCGCGAGGATGTAGATACCCCAGAGGCCGAAGATGATCGAGGGCACCGCGGCGAGCAGGTCGATGACCGCACCGAGCGGCCGGGAGATCTGCCGCGGTGCGTATTCGACGAGGAAGACCGCGATGCCGATGGCGATCGGCGTCGCCAGCGCCAGGGCGAAGACCGACGACAAAGCGGTGGCCCGGAACAACTCCCACACACCGAAGCGCACGGAGTTGCCGTCGAAGTTCGACTGGCTGACCTGCCACTCCGAGGAAAACAGGAAGTTCGCGTTGTTCGCCGCGATCGCCGGTATGGCATCGACGATCAGTGAGATACCGATACCGGCGATCAGGGCGATGACGAAGAACCCGGTACCCCGGGCGAGATAGGAGAAGACGCGGTCGCCGGTGGCACCTCGGTGGCTACGCAGGCCCGGGTGGAGTTGCTCGTCGAGTTCTCGCTCTTCTTCGGGCGGTAACTGGTTGGGCGTTTCGGGCGGCTGCGCTCCGGGGTCGTACGGATTGTCCGTATGACCCCGGCCCGTACCGGTGGTGTCATCCACTGACATAACTCTTATCGCCTAGGGTTCGGGTACTTCGAGGTGTTTCGTTGACGTTCGCGCCGCTTACTGAATGGCGTTGATCGAGGCTTGCAGCTTCTGCTGGAAGTCACTCGGGAGCGGGATGTACCCCGCGTTGATCAGTTCCTGCCCTTGATTCTGCGGCGCCGAGGCGACCGAGAGGAAGGACTTGACGCCTTGCCCGACCGAGGTGTCGGAGTACTTCGAGCAGACAATCGA
Encoded proteins:
- a CDS encoding NAD(+) synthase; amino-acid sequence: MSVHDHGFARVTGAIPVVRIADPKANAEAIVESMRQGAAEGSLLVVFPEMGLCGYSIDDLVQQDAILDGCRDALKSIVDASAGLTPLVVVGLPLVVGDGLYNCAAVIRDGAVLGVIPKSYLANYREFYDKRYYSAARDASQDTVRLFGSDVPFGADILFDAEDVPGFCLHVEICEDGWVPIPPSVWASLAGATILANLSGSPVTVGKESYRKLLSTSHSARCIAAHLYVAAGFGESTTDLAWDGDALITENGTLLTRSKQFEMGAQSITADIDLDRLRQERMRMTSVRDQVGDHAEDLKRLRRIGFSFGVQPGTDDVDVLRRAIARFPFVPSGTSDLDERCREVGNIQVQGLAARLRATGLEKIVIGVSGGLDSTLALLVAVDTFDRLELPRTNILAYTMPGFATGGATLRRAHVLMDSLGVSGTELDIRPSCEQMLADLDHPYSRGEKVFDVTFENVQAGERTSHLFRLANHHGAIVLGTGDLSELALGWCTYGVGDQMSHYNVNGSVPKTLVRHLIRWMISSGEFSDETSEVLAEILADVISPELVPPGEDGAIQSTEDTVGPYELHDFFLYYLTRFGYRPSKVAYLARQAWGDLDRTPWDTEPLDDRNVYDAATIDKWLTVFCQRFMANQFKRTAMPNGPKIGSGGSLSPRGDWRSPSDASARAWLQELRGE
- a CDS encoding WS/DGAT/MGAT family O-acyltransferase, whose amino-acid sequence is MQRLSGLDASFLYLETRSQLMHVVGIMELDASTIPGGYSFTRMRTQLNARVAAMPMLRRKLENSALNIDHPVWVEDDHFDIDRHVHRVALPSPAGKKELNELCGHLAGQALDRGKPLWELWIIEGSADGKICAFLRMHHASVDGVTTAEVLGQLCSLTPDEPDVDPEKVAETAGGPNRTGMVISGALNYFVQRPIAMVKLLPQTVGVPIEWFRRSRSRTGMPAPFAAPRTVFNGPISPHRSIATTQLSLDDVKRVKNRFGVKVNDVVLAMVGGALREYLSQHGDLPGSPLVAMVPVSVHDADERDLVVNGTNKVTGMFTELPSDVADPVERLERAGELARRAKEHHADIDANILRAWAQFAPGTTLSTLMKFYGDRKLSMNHPPVFNVTVSNVAGPDFPMYFCGAKVAAIYPLGPIFHGLALNITVFSVDGHLNVGILTCPDEVPDVEMIAEAFDHQLKALIEACDD
- a CDS encoding nuclear transport factor 2 family protein; the encoded protein is MSNPADAPTFDAAELDAAFANFQQTVAEIGVSRDWDRFAELFTTDADYVEHAMGVMRGREEIRAWIWKTMTAFPGSHMTGFPALWHVADPSTARVICEVDNPMRDPGDGSLITATNITILTYAGDGLWSREEDVYNPLEFGAAAMKWCEKASELGTLDDGAAEWMRRIGPAFAARR
- a CDS encoding acyl-ACP desaturase, which produces MARALTQLELLQELAPVAEENVNRHLKIARDWNPHDYIPWDEGKNYPALGGPDYDPEQSQLSEVAKAAMITNLLTEDNLPSYHRVIADNFSMDSAWGHWVGRWTAEENRHGIVMRDYLVVTRGVDPAALEADRMVHMTNGYDPMLAAAGRTDEIEEHVDELGILHSVAYVTFQELATRVSHRNTGKACNDPIADKMLQRIAADENLHMIFYRNICGAGMDLAPDQTLRAVTDIVTNFQMPGAGMPNFRRHGVLMAKHGIYDLRQHLEEVVQPVLRKWNVFDRDDFSAEGEKTREELAAFLEQLEKDTLKFEEMRDRALAREAKKRERQAS
- the dusB gene encoding tRNA dihydrouridine synthase DusB, which encodes MAGVTNVAFRTLCRELELARTGTVSGLYVCEMVTARALVERHPVTMHMTTFGPDENPRSMQLYTVDPRYTYEAAKMIVEENLADHIDMNFGCPVPKVTRKGGGSAIPYKRTLFRRIVAAAVRATEGTDIPVTVKFRIGIDDEHHTHLDAGRIAAEEGAKAVALHARTASQRYSGQADWDEIARLKEHVTDVPVLGNGDIFEPADAVAMMKRTGCDGVVIGRGCLGRPWLFAELAAELNGLPAPAQPTLGEVAAIIVRHGELLADHHGEDKGMREIRKHVAWYLRGFPAGSDLRQRLSLVTTLPELRDLVATLPADAPFPDDGHGPRGRQGSPAKVALPDGWLDDPDEDVVPAGAEVMHSGG